The window CCAAGCCATCCAGGCCATGAACAACCAGTGCATGCCGCACTCCGAGTCCTTCTAAGACGTTCGCGATCTTTTCGACGAGCGAGCCATCATAAACCCCCACTACTTGTGCTTGCACCTTTGCAGGATTCGCCAGTGGGCCAAGAATGTTGAATATCGTTCTCGTTCCTATCTCTTTCCTCGGACCTAGGGCATGCTTCATCGCGGGGTGAAACACCGGAGCGAACATGAAACCCATTCCTACTTCTTCTATGCACGTGCAGACCTGCTCCGGCTCAAGCATGATGTTGAAACCCAATGCTTCGAGAACGTCCGCAGACCCCGCTTTTGATGATACTGCTCTGTTCCCATGTTTCGCCACGATCGCACCGGCACCGGCAGCGACAAACGCCGAAATGGTGCTTATATTAAAGGTCTTTACCCTGTCTCCGCCGGTTCCGCAGGTATCTACCATGACTCCGTCCACGTTTGGCGAAATAACGGAGGCATACTGGAGCATCGAATGAACAAACGCAACGATCTCTTCAACGGTCTCTCCTTTCATCCGTAGTGCGGTTAGAAACGCGGCTATTTGCGCGCTCGTCGCACCACCGCTCATGATCTCCTCCATTACA of the Methanomicrobia archaeon genome contains:
- the trpD gene encoding anthranilate phosphoribosyltransferase, with the translated sequence MIKEAIAKVVERQDLEPAEAGLVMEEIMSGGATSAQIAAFLTALRMKGETVEEIVAFVHSMLQYASVISPNVDGVMVDTCGTGGDRVKTFNISTISAFVAAGAGAIVAKHGNRAVSSKAGSADVLEALGFNIMLEPEQVCTCIEEVGMGFMFAPVFHPAMKHALGPRKEIGTRTIFNILGPLANPAKVQAQVVGVYDGSLVEKIANVLEGLGVRHALVVHGLDGLDEISPIGETKVAELKGGKIATYNISPEDFGLHRAKVSEIEGGNAEENAQIALDILQGHQGVRRDAVLMNAAAALVVGGLAEDLKEGFELAALSVDSGDAYRKLEDLVRFTRNE